A genomic stretch from Streptomyces coeruleoprunus includes:
- a CDS encoding DUF6912 family protein, with product MRVYVPLTLPGLAQAHKAGELGPGPLTAYAVTPGLREWYVSDDIEELEYAALSRAAAASLRLLAADPAAARRRVVVAVDVPDTAATADPDRGLDPSSVGEVRVAGPVPLAKAAAVHADADDAEPDVSAAADALGAADMGDDDAQFTVDGAEDHELLWFGVQEIPGLIA from the coding sequence ATGCGCGTGTACGTTCCCCTGACCCTTCCCGGTCTCGCACAGGCGCACAAGGCGGGCGAACTCGGCCCCGGGCCGCTGACCGCGTACGCCGTCACGCCCGGGCTGCGCGAGTGGTACGTCTCCGACGACATCGAGGAGCTGGAGTACGCGGCGCTCAGCCGCGCCGCCGCCGCGTCCCTGCGCCTGCTGGCCGCCGACCCCGCCGCCGCGCGCCGCCGGGTCGTCGTCGCGGTCGACGTGCCCGACACGGCCGCCACCGCCGACCCCGACCGCGGCCTGGACCCCTCCTCCGTCGGCGAGGTCAGGGTCGCCGGCCCCGTCCCGCTGGCCAAGGCCGCCGCCGTACACGCCGACGCCGACGACGCCGAGCCGGACGTCTCCGCGGCCGCCGACGCCCTGGGCGCTGCGGACATGGGCGACGACGACGCGCAGTTCACGGTGGACGGCGCGGAGGACCATGAACTCCTCTGGTTCGGGGTGCAGGAAATCCCCGGCCTCATCGCCTGA
- a CDS encoding HAD family hydrolase: MGKLSAHLVWDWNGTLLDDTEAVIGATNAAFAEIGLEPITLARYRELYCVPVPLFYERLLGRMPSEEEWAVMDGAFHRHYWSRAEGCGLTDGAAELLAAAAEVGRTQSLLSLAPHERLLPIVRRHGIEEWFVRVDGRIGESTAGKAEHMVRHLLALEGVVASPERVVVIGDAADDAVAAAHVGARAVLYTGGSHSRASLEAVGVPVVDSLAEAVAVAEELVA, from the coding sequence ATGGGGAAGCTCAGCGCGCATCTGGTCTGGGACTGGAACGGGACACTGCTCGACGACACCGAGGCGGTCATCGGGGCGACGAACGCCGCCTTCGCGGAGATCGGCCTGGAGCCGATCACGCTGGCCCGGTACCGGGAGCTGTACTGCGTACCGGTCCCGCTGTTCTACGAGCGGCTGCTCGGGCGGATGCCGAGCGAGGAGGAGTGGGCCGTCATGGACGGCGCCTTCCACCGCCACTACTGGTCGCGCGCCGAGGGCTGCGGGCTGACCGACGGGGCCGCGGAGCTGCTGGCCGCGGCGGCCGAGGTGGGGCGTACGCAGTCGCTGCTGTCGCTCGCTCCGCACGAGCGGCTGCTGCCGATCGTGCGGCGGCACGGCATCGAGGAGTGGTTCGTGCGGGTGGACGGGCGGATAGGGGAGTCGACCGCCGGCAAGGCCGAGCACATGGTGCGTCACCTGCTGGCGCTGGAAGGGGTCGTCGCGTCGCCGGAGCGCGTTGTCGTCATCGGTGACGCGGCGGACGACGCGGTGGCCGCGGCGCACGTGGGGGCCAGGGCCGTGCTGTACACCGGCGGGTCGCACAGCCGCGCCAGCCTGGAGGCGGTGGGGGTGCCCGTCGTGGACAGCCTCGCGGAGGCGGTGGCGGTGGCGGAGGAGCTGGTGGCCTGA